The following are encoded together in the Gasterosteus aculeatus chromosome 7, fGasAcu3.hap1.1, whole genome shotgun sequence genome:
- the ftr82 gene encoding finTRIM family, member 82, whose translation MADHTSPDYFSCSLCVNLLKDPVAIPCGHSFCMDCISGYWNEADYTGIYICPQCKITFTQRPVLRPNATLNMVAEKIRKSGLNLNTSQGNIYAGQNDVPCDFCSGKKLKAVKSCLNCLASYCEKHLKPHYESATFKRHKLVDELGNLDRKICPQHQKSLELFCRTDQMCICAICTVSEHRGHDIVSADAERGEKQKLLGLSQAEIKQKCQERVKELDELKTAVDSLKNSAQRAMVESQKMFEEMIRSIERMRSEVTKLIGINEKAAFNQAEALIERLEQEIDELKKKESGLKQLYSTDDHIHFLQNFNYLCTPTDDGFIPRVTVNPDFSFGSVRKAVAEIKDRLEEFGKEELLKISKSVNEVPVYTTESRTLDRRSRGKDMVDNAPPFHPEPKARADFVKYFCQLKLDPSTAYKELYVSDKDRKVIRTRDLQPYGDNPERFDSFAQVLCREALSGGRFYWEIEWSGEFSIGVAYRSISRKGKGSLCLLGYNDKSWSLLCSDSGYSAWHNRVDKAVSGPHSPRIGVYLDHAAGVLAFYSIGNSMSLLHRFETTFVEPLYPGFGVGTSVKICNVK comes from the exons ATGGCCGACCACACGTCTCCAGATTATTTCAGCTGTTCCCTGTGTGTGAACCTGCTGAAGGACCCCGTGGCTATCCCCTGTGGCCACAGCTTCTGTATGGACTGCATCAGTGGCTACTGGAATGAGGCTGACTACACGGGGATTTACATTTGCCCTCAGTGTAAAATCACATTTACCCAGAGGCCCGTGCTGCGGCCCAACGCCACCCTGAACATGGTGGCTGAGAAGATAAGGAAGAGCGGCCTCAACCTCAACACGTCCCAGGGGAACATCTACGCCGGACAGAACGACGTCCCCTGTGACTTCTGCTCCGGGAAGAAATTAAAGGCTGTGAAGTCCTGTCTTAACTGTCTGGCCTCCTACTGCGAGAAGCACCTGAAGCCACACTACGAGTCGGCTACTTTCAAGCGGCACAAGCTGGTGGACGAGCTGGGAAACCTGGACAGGAAGATCTGCCCGCAGCACCAGAAGTCCCTGGAGCTCTTCTGTCGCACAGACCAGATGTGTATCTGTGCTATCTGCACAGTCAGTGAACACAGGGGCCATGACATTGTCTCTGCTGAtgcagagaggggagagaaacag AAACTTCTGGGACTCTCCCAAGCTGAGATTAAACAAAAATGCCAGGAGAGGGTGAAGGAACTGGATGAGCTGAAGACTGCTGTGGATTCATTGAAG AACTCGGCCCAAAGAGCCATGGTGGAGAGCCAGAAGATGTTCGAGGAGATGATCCGCTCCATTGAGAGGATGAGGTCAGAGGTGACCAAGCTGATTGGCATCAACGAGAAGGCTGCTTTCAACCAGGCCGAGGCTTTGATCGAGCGGCTGGAACAAGAGATagatgaactgaaaaaaaaggaGTCTGGCCTCAAGCAGCTTTACAGCACTGACGACCACATCCACTTTCTGCAG AACTTCAACTACCTGTGCACCCCCACCGATGACGGCTTCATACCCAGAGTGACGGTGAACCCTGACTTCTCTTTTGGCTCTGTCAGGAAAGCTGTGGCCGAGATCAAAGACCGCCTGGAGGAGTTTGGGAAAGAGGAGCTGCTGAAGATCTCCAAGTCAG TGAATGAGGTCCCAGTTTACACCACAGAAAGTCGAACATTGGACAGAAGGAGCAGAG GCAAAGACATGGTGGACAACGCTCCCCCTTTTCATCCAGAGCCAAAGGCCCGAGCAGATTTTGTGAAAT ACTTCTGCCAGTTAAAACTGGACCCGAGCACAGCCTACAAGGAGCTGTACGTCTCTGACAAAGACAGAAAAGTGATCCGCACCAGAGACCTGCAGCCCTACGGAGATAACCCAGAGAGATTTGACAGCTTTGCTCAGGTGCTGTGTCGAGAGGCCCTGTCCGGAGGCCGCTTCTACTGGGAGATCGAGTGGAGTGGGGAGTTCTCCATCGGGGTGGCCTACAGGAGCATCAGCCGGAAGGGCAAAGGCTCGCTGTGTCTGCTGGGCTACAACGACAAATCCTGGAGTCTGCTCTGCTCCGACTCGGGCTACTCCGCCTGGCACAACCGGGTGGACAAAGCCGTCAGCGGGCCCCACTCCCCCAGGATAGGCGTGTACCTGGACCACGCTGCGGGCGTGCTGGCATTCTACAGCATAGGCAACTCCATGAGTCTCCTGCACAGGTTTGAGACCACATTCGTCGAGCCCCTCTATCCAGGCTTCGGAGTTGGAACCTCAGTCAAGATCTGCAATGTCAAGTGA